The following are encoded in a window of Aerococcus sanguinicola genomic DNA:
- a CDS encoding diacylglycerol/lipid kinase family protein, producing the protein MHIICNPKSGMGKGRKRLNEVTSYLESWGTDYQIYLTQYPGHMGELLVSCLSQFKEEDRLILVGGDGSLHELVNLLADRGLDLPLAFVSAGTGNDFSRYYQADKESIEDLLAPMFKGQVRRLKIGRVGPTLDKAGGVFVNSLGFGFDGQVIHESETLKAKGGFWQVPGANQVRYLVSLFRSLRRVPKFALDVKLGDHSQHFSDVSLVAVMLNPYFGGGIQLDPRIAELEDDLALVVIHDLDWQAIPGLLYQILWRKGQGDSKHLAFYRGPSCNLSLTPAIPGQVDGEAIFSPARSFSCRLGQQAFYL; encoded by the coding sequence ATGCATATTATCTGTAATCCGAAGTCTGGGATGGGCAAGGGAAGGAAACGCTTGAATGAAGTCACCAGCTATTTAGAGAGTTGGGGAACGGATTATCAGATTTACCTGACCCAGTACCCTGGCCATATGGGAGAGCTCTTAGTAAGTTGCTTGTCCCAATTTAAAGAAGAGGATCGGTTAATCCTGGTTGGTGGGGATGGGAGCCTGCATGAATTGGTGAATCTTTTGGCCGATCGGGGCCTCGACCTGCCTCTTGCCTTTGTTTCAGCCGGGACGGGCAATGATTTTAGCCGCTACTACCAAGCGGACAAAGAGAGCATAGAAGACCTGCTTGCTCCCATGTTTAAAGGCCAGGTTCGCCGGCTTAAAATTGGCCGGGTTGGTCCAACTTTAGATAAGGCTGGAGGCGTCTTTGTCAATAGCCTAGGCTTTGGCTTCGATGGCCAGGTGATCCATGAGAGCGAGACCCTAAAAGCAAAGGGCGGTTTTTGGCAAGTGCCCGGGGCAAACCAGGTCCGCTATCTGGTGAGTCTTTTCCGGTCCTTGCGCCGGGTTCCTAAGTTTGCCCTTGATGTAAAGCTAGGCGACCACAGCCAACATTTTTCTGATGTTAGCTTGGTGGCAGTCATGTTGAATCCTTACTTTGGTGGGGGCATCCAGCTCGATCCCCGGATAGCCGAACTAGAGGACGACCTGGCCCTTGTAGTGATCCATGACCTGGATTGGCAGGCGATTCCAGGCTTGCTCTACCAGATTCTATGGCGTAAGGGCCAGGGTGATTCCAAACACCTGGCCTTCTACAGGGGCCCGAGCTGTAACCTAAGCCTGACGCCAGCTATTCCAGGTCAGGTGGATGGGGAAGCGATTTTTTCACCCGCTAGGTCTTTTAGCTGCCGGCTTGGCCAACAAGCCTTTTATCTTTAA
- the rpsI gene encoding 30S ribosomal protein S9, which produces MAQAQYQATGRRKNSSARVRLVPGNGKIVFNGKEMEDYLPYASLFVIVKQPLAVTQTEGQYDVYINVHGGGYAGQSGAARHGIARALLQVDPDFRKPLKDAGLLTRDPRMKERKKPGLKKARKAPQFSKR; this is translated from the coding sequence GTGGCACAAGCACAATATCAAGCAACTGGACGTCGTAAGAACTCATCTGCCCGTGTACGCTTAGTACCTGGTAATGGGAAGATCGTCTTCAACGGCAAAGAAATGGAAGACTACCTTCCATACGCATCTCTATTCGTTATCGTAAAACAACCTTTAGCAGTTACTCAAACTGAAGGTCAATACGATGTATACATTAACGTTCACGGCGGCGGTTATGCTGGTCAATCAGGTGCAGCTCGTCACGGTATCGCCCGTGCCTTACTGCAAGTTGATCCAGACTTCCGTAAACCATTAAAAGACGCTGGCTTGCTCACACGTGACCCACGTATGAAAGAACGTAAAAAACCAGGTCTTAAGAAAGCTCGTAAAGCGCCTCAATTCTCAAAACGTTAA
- the rplM gene encoding 50S ribosomal protein L13, producing MRTTYMAKANEVERQWVILDATDIPLGRLSTVAASMLRGKNKATFTPNVDTGDQVIIINAEKVKLTGKKASDKKYYHHSGYPGGIYETTAGTLRAEKPERLIELSIKGMLPKNKLGRQQFTHLHVYAGAEHPHQAQQPETVDIKDLI from the coding sequence ATGCGTACAACATATATGGCAAAAGCTAACGAAGTTGAACGCCAATGGGTTATCTTAGACGCAACAGATATTCCATTAGGTCGTCTTTCAACAGTTGCAGCATCAATGCTGCGCGGTAAAAACAAAGCAACTTTCACCCCTAACGTAGACACTGGTGACCAAGTAATTATCATCAACGCTGAAAAAGTTAAATTAACTGGTAAAAAAGCATCTGATAAGAAATACTACCACCACTCAGGTTACCCAGGTGGCATCTACGAAACAACTGCAGGGACTTTACGTGCGGAAAAACCAGAACGTTTAATTGAATTATCAATTAAAGGCATGCTTCCTAAGAACAAATTAGGTCGTCAACAATTCACGCACTTACATGTTTATGCTGGCGCGGAACATCCACACCAAGCACAACAACCTGAAACTGTAGACATCAAGGACTTAATTTAA
- the fghA gene encoding S-formylglutathione hydrolase translates to MELIESKKIFGGDQVRYKHDSKVLGCEMVFSLFLPKEAQEHPVPLVWFLSGLTCDDQNFSTKSGFQRYAADLGLAVLIPDTSPRGSEVADDEAYDLGQGAGFYLNASQEPWASHYRMYDYLLEELAELVEDCLPHGSSQQAIMGHSMGGYGALMMGLKNPQRFQSISAFAPISNPTQVPWGQKAFSAYLGPDESAWADWDPVHLIKEAKDEIPIFISQGTADEFYPEQLAESAFLEAAEGADYPVRYQKEEGYDHSYYTISTFIGKHLKFHKGYL, encoded by the coding sequence ATGGAATTAATTGAAAGTAAGAAAATTTTTGGCGGAGACCAGGTCCGCTACAAGCACGACTCCAAGGTCCTTGGTTGTGAGATGGTCTTTAGCCTCTTTCTGCCAAAAGAAGCCCAGGAGCATCCGGTACCCCTGGTCTGGTTCTTGTCGGGGCTGACCTGCGATGACCAGAACTTTTCCACCAAGTCAGGCTTCCAGCGCTATGCAGCAGACTTGGGATTAGCGGTCTTAATTCCGGATACCTCTCCACGCGGATCAGAAGTCGCCGATGACGAGGCCTATGACCTGGGCCAAGGCGCTGGCTTCTACCTCAATGCCAGCCAGGAACCCTGGGCTAGCCACTATCGGATGTATGATTATCTATTGGAAGAGCTCGCTGAGCTCGTTGAAGACTGCCTCCCTCATGGCTCTAGCCAACAAGCCATCATGGGGCATTCCATGGGCGGTTACGGCGCTTTGATGATGGGGCTTAAAAATCCCCAACGCTTCCAAAGCATCTCGGCCTTTGCTCCCATTTCAAATCCGACCCAAGTGCCTTGGGGACAGAAAGCCTTCAGTGCCTATCTCGGACCTGACGAAAGTGCTTGGGCTGACTGGGATCCTGTCCACTTGATCAAGGAAGCCAAAGATGAAATTCCTATCTTCATTAGCCAAGGCACAGCAGATGAATTTTACCCTGAGCAATTGGCTGAAAGTGCCTTCCTGGAAGCAGCAGAGGGCGCTGACTACCCCGTCCGCTATCAAAAGGAAGAAGGCTATGACCATTCCTATTACACCATTTCAACCTTTATTGGCAAGCACTTGAAATTTCATAAAGGGTATTTATAA
- a CDS encoding alcohol dehydrogenase catalytic domain-containing protein, translating to MKSKAAVAFGPNDLRMVEVDVEDPHPGEVMVKIAHTSVCHTDIYSLSGDDPSAIFPCILGHEAAGEVVKVGEGVESVEVGDHVIPLWKPECGKCDYCQKGLNFCSAISETQGQGVMPDGTPRFSYEGKPIYHFMGTSTFSEYTVLPEIALTKIDPEVPMDEVCLLGCGVTTGIGAVRNDAAVYEKATAAVFGIGTLGLAAIQELKRTQAERIIAVDIDSNKEEVARDFGATDFINSSELDRPVQEEIIELTDGGVDFSFVCVGNTDVMNAGLEATHKGWGESVIMGVAAGNDKISTRPFQLITGRTWLGTSFGGVTGRTGLSELVEEYSEGGIDLKPFISHRIAFDDIEQAIEWQENGESLRDILTF from the coding sequence ATGAAAAGCAAAGCAGCAGTGGCTTTTGGGCCCAATGATTTAAGAATGGTTGAAGTAGATGTTGAGGATCCGCATCCAGGTGAGGTAATGGTTAAGATTGCCCACACCTCGGTTTGTCATACGGATATTTATAGCTTATCAGGTGATGACCCATCGGCTATTTTCCCTTGTATCTTGGGGCATGAGGCCGCGGGGGAAGTGGTAAAAGTTGGGGAGGGCGTTGAGAGCGTTGAAGTAGGCGACCATGTGATCCCCCTCTGGAAGCCAGAATGTGGGAAATGTGACTATTGCCAGAAAGGCTTGAACTTCTGCTCGGCGATCAGTGAAACCCAGGGCCAAGGCGTGATGCCCGATGGAACGCCGCGCTTCTCTTATGAAGGTAAGCCAATCTATCATTTCATGGGGACTTCAACTTTCAGTGAATATACCGTCCTACCTGAGATTGCCTTGACTAAGATTGATCCCGAAGTGCCCATGGATGAAGTCTGCCTCTTAGGCTGTGGGGTAACCACTGGAATTGGGGCTGTCCGCAATGATGCTGCCGTTTATGAGAAGGCAACTGCGGCTGTCTTTGGTATCGGGACGCTGGGTCTAGCTGCCATCCAAGAACTCAAGCGGACGCAAGCCGAACGCATTATTGCAGTCGATATCGATTCCAACAAAGAAGAAGTAGCCCGCGACTTCGGGGCGACGGACTTCATCAATTCGAGCGAATTGGACCGCCCTGTTCAGGAAGAAATTATCGAATTGACCGATGGCGGGGTTGACTTCAGCTTTGTTTGTGTGGGCAATACCGACGTGATGAATGCCGGTCTTGAAGCTACGCACAAGGGCTGGGGTGAAAGTGTCATCATGGGCGTTGCTGCCGGCAATGACAAGATCTCAACCCGTCCCTTCCAATTGATTACCGGTCGGACCTGGCTAGGAACTTCCTTTGGTGGGGTCACTGGACGTACGGGACTCAGCGAATTAGTGGAAGAATACTCTGAGGGTGGCATTGACCTCAAGCCCTTCATCAGTCACCGCATTGCCTTTGACGATATTGAACAAGCCATTGAATGGCAAGAGAACGGTGAATCCCTGCGAGATATTCTGACTTTCTAG
- a CDS encoding FAD-dependent oxidoreductase: MKVIVIGCTHAGTAAVTTMLNENDDIDVTIYERNDNVSFLSCGIALYVGGVVKDVDGLFYSSPDALAELGANVKMEHDVLELDQANKKVQVKDLKTGEVFEDSYDKLVLSSGSWPIIPPIDGLDLDNVLLCKNFNHAQEIIAKKDDKKRVAVVGGGYIGIELVEAFAETGKEVVLIDGMPHPLSKYLDSEMTDILEETIQEHGVEIHMSELADGFVADENGAVKAVRTNKGEYECDMAILCVGFKPNNELFGDLKTFDNGALIVDDFMHTSDPDIYACGDSCAVNYNPNDGHAYIPLATNAVRMGNLVGKNIKEDRVEYRGTQSTSGLKLFGWNIGSTGVNDGSAESFGLDTRSVYVKDFYRPEFMPTNEVVHMKLVYEVGTGRIVGGQLMSKYDITQSANTLSLAIQNHMTIEDLAYVDFLFQPHFDRPWHYLNILAQAALDQEAKLAE; this comes from the coding sequence ATGAAAGTTATTGTAATTGGCTGTACCCATGCCGGAACTGCTGCAGTAACCACTATGTTAAATGAAAATGATGACATCGATGTTACCATTTATGAACGGAACGATAATGTATCCTTCCTCTCATGTGGGATTGCCCTCTATGTTGGTGGCGTTGTTAAGGATGTTGACGGCCTCTTCTACTCTAGCCCAGATGCCTTAGCTGAACTCGGCGCCAATGTGAAGATGGAACACGATGTCTTAGAACTTGACCAAGCCAACAAGAAAGTTCAAGTGAAAGACTTGAAGACAGGCGAAGTCTTTGAAGATAGCTATGATAAGTTAGTGCTTTCTTCAGGTTCTTGGCCAATTATTCCTCCAATTGATGGCTTAGACCTTGACAATGTTCTTCTCTGCAAGAACTTTAACCATGCCCAAGAAATTATCGCTAAGAAAGACGATAAGAAACGGGTAGCTGTTGTTGGTGGGGGTTATATCGGGATTGAACTTGTTGAAGCCTTCGCTGAAACCGGCAAGGAAGTTGTCCTCATCGACGGCATGCCTCACCCACTGAGCAAGTATCTCGATAGCGAAATGACCGATATCTTAGAAGAAACCATCCAAGAACATGGGGTTGAAATCCACATGTCAGAACTTGCTGATGGCTTCGTTGCAGATGAAAATGGTGCTGTCAAAGCTGTTCGGACCAATAAGGGTGAATATGAATGTGACATGGCCATCCTATGTGTCGGCTTCAAACCTAACAATGAACTCTTCGGCGACCTCAAGACCTTCGACAACGGTGCCTTAATCGTCGATGACTTCATGCATACCTCTGACCCAGATATTTACGCTTGTGGCGACTCTTGCGCCGTGAACTACAACCCTAATGACGGCCATGCCTACATTCCATTGGCTACTAATGCCGTTCGTATGGGGAACTTAGTAGGTAAGAACATTAAAGAGGACCGTGTCGAATATCGTGGTACCCAATCTACTTCTGGCTTGAAACTCTTTGGCTGGAACATTGGCTCGACAGGGGTTAACGATGGCTCAGCTGAATCATTCGGCCTAGACACTCGTTCTGTCTATGTCAAGGACTTCTACCGTCCCGAATTCATGCCAACCAATGAAGTCGTTCATATGAAACTTGTTTACGAAGTGGGCACCGGTCGGATCGTTGGGGGCCAATTAATGTCCAAGTATGACATCACCCAATCCGCCAACACCCTCTCCTTGGCCATCCAAAACCATATGACCATTGAAGATTTAGCCTATGTCGACTTCCTCTTCCAACCTCACTTTGACCGCCCATGGCACTATCTCAACATCCTAGCCCAAGCGGCCCTAGACCAAGAAGCTAAGTTAGCTGAATAA
- the truA gene encoding tRNA pseudouridine(38-40) synthase TruA, translating to MQRYKVTLAYDGSPYVGFQVQPNGPSVQGELQRALKLMTKGQAINVHGSGRTDSGVHAYGQVVHFDYPTPIAEEALLRALNSICDDSICIQKVEAVEDTFHARYHTSGKRYIYRVEGAPFMSPFKRHYALHHPYRTDLDRMAQALSYVKGQHDFESFCSTHTDKTNFVRTIYRAEVHPGADPSSYYFLFEGDGFLYNMVRILVGTLLQIGDGLKPIEEMPRLLEVRDRNEAGPTAAAHGLYLDEVFYLSAEDRAQKTAQWLNFKKEADFDA from the coding sequence TTGCAACGTTACAAGGTGACTTTGGCCTATGATGGCAGTCCCTATGTCGGCTTTCAAGTGCAGCCCAATGGACCTAGTGTCCAGGGGGAGCTACAGCGGGCTTTAAAATTGATGACCAAGGGCCAGGCGATTAATGTTCATGGCTCTGGACGGACAGATTCTGGGGTCCATGCTTATGGTCAGGTGGTCCACTTCGATTACCCAACGCCGATAGCTGAAGAGGCGCTCCTGCGTGCCCTGAATAGTATCTGTGACGATAGCATCTGTATTCAAAAGGTCGAAGCGGTGGAAGACACTTTCCACGCTCGCTACCATACCTCGGGCAAGCGCTATATTTACCGGGTGGAAGGGGCGCCTTTCATGTCCCCCTTCAAGCGCCACTATGCCCTCCACCATCCCTATCGGACAGACCTTGACCGTATGGCCCAAGCCTTGAGCTATGTTAAGGGCCAGCATGATTTTGAAAGCTTTTGTTCAACTCATACCGATAAGACGAATTTTGTGCGTACCATTTACCGGGCAGAAGTACATCCAGGAGCAGACCCTTCTAGCTATTACTTCCTCTTTGAGGGGGATGGCTTCTTGTACAATATGGTCCGTATCTTGGTGGGCACCCTGCTCCAAATCGGCGACGGGCTTAAACCGATTGAGGAGATGCCCCGTTTGCTTGAAGTCCGAGACCGCAATGAAGCGGGCCCCACTGCAGCCGCTCATGGCCTCTACCTGGATGAAGTTTTCTATTTATCAGCAGAAGACCGGGCTCAAAAGACCGCCCAGTGGTTGAACTTTAAGAAGGAAGCAGATTTTGATGCATAG
- a CDS encoding energy-coupling factor transporter transmembrane component T family protein, which translates to MKDKFILGRYLPGNSFIHRLDPRAKLLAMVLLLIFIFFANNVWSYALLFAFVMFMVALTNISLSVFIKGLRPMVVLILFTVILQLFFTRTGEVIWQWGFLVLTKDGLMNAAFIFLRFVLIIFISTLLTLTTQPLAITDALESLFSPFRKVLPVHEMALMLSIALRFVPTLIDETDKIMNAQRARGVDFNEGNLFERVKAFIPILIPLFVNAFNRAYDLATAMEARGYRGAEGRTKYRELTWQGRDTLSLVVVGLVCLGLLFLKD; encoded by the coding sequence ATGAAGGATAAATTTATCCTAGGGCGTTATTTACCGGGGAATTCCTTCATCCACCGCTTAGACCCGCGTGCTAAGTTGCTGGCTATGGTTCTTCTCCTGATCTTTATTTTCTTTGCTAATAATGTTTGGTCCTATGCCCTCTTATTTGCCTTTGTCATGTTTATGGTGGCTTTGACGAATATTTCCCTGTCGGTCTTTATCAAGGGCTTACGTCCCATGGTGGTCTTGATTCTCTTTACGGTGATCTTGCAGCTCTTCTTCACCCGGACAGGGGAGGTTATTTGGCAGTGGGGCTTCCTAGTTTTGACCAAGGATGGCTTGATGAATGCGGCCTTTATCTTCTTGCGCTTTGTCTTGATTATCTTTATTTCAACCTTGCTCACCCTGACCACCCAGCCCTTAGCCATAACCGACGCTCTCGAAAGTTTATTTTCACCTTTCCGTAAGGTCTTACCTGTCCACGAGATGGCGCTTATGCTCTCCATCGCTCTGCGCTTCGTTCCGACCTTAATTGATGAGACGGATAAAATTATGAATGCCCAGCGCGCACGGGGCGTGGACTTTAATGAAGGCAATCTTTTTGAACGGGTGAAAGCCTTTATTCCAATCTTAATCCCGCTCTTTGTCAATGCCTTTAACCGGGCTTATGACCTAGCTACGGCTATGGAGGCGCGGGGCTATCGCGGGGCAGAAGGACGAACCAAGTACCGGGAATTGACCTGGCAGGGCCGAGATACCCTATCGCTTGTCGTGGTAGGTCTGGTCTGCCTAGGGCTTCTTTTCCTTAAAGATTAA
- a CDS encoding energy-coupling factor ABC transporter ATP-binding protein, whose product MQIEFDQVGFAYGAGTAFEMQALHDVSLTIPDKSFTALVGHTGSGKSTVIQHLNALLLPSSGEVRLGHFVLNSESKGKGLKDLRAKVGMVFQFPESQLFEETLLADVMFGPKNYGASEEEARERALEALDLVGIAPELHDRSPFELSGGQMRRVAIAGILAMQPEVLVLDEPTAGLDPKGQKEMLEMFYQLYQDKGLTVVLVSHHMNDVAKYANHVIVMEGGTCIRSGRPEEIFQDPDWLHQHQLDLPDSLHFARTYEAQTGRALSGTALTVDHLADAILTDLGRGLDSNEG is encoded by the coding sequence ATGCAAATTGAATTCGACCAGGTAGGCTTTGCTTATGGCGCAGGGACAGCCTTTGAGATGCAGGCCCTGCATGATGTCAGCTTAACCATCCCAGATAAGAGCTTTACAGCCTTGGTTGGCCATACAGGTTCAGGCAAGTCGACAGTGATCCAACATCTCAATGCCTTGCTCCTTCCTAGCTCTGGAGAGGTCCGTTTGGGCCATTTTGTTCTAAACTCGGAAAGTAAGGGTAAGGGATTGAAGGACTTGCGTGCTAAAGTCGGCATGGTCTTTCAATTTCCGGAATCCCAACTCTTTGAAGAAACCCTTTTGGCCGACGTTATGTTCGGGCCTAAGAACTATGGTGCTAGCGAAGAAGAGGCTCGGGAACGGGCCTTGGAAGCCTTAGATTTAGTGGGCATTGCTCCTGAGCTCCATGACCGGTCTCCCTTTGAATTATCGGGCGGCCAGATGCGCCGGGTGGCTATTGCCGGGATCCTCGCCATGCAACCGGAAGTGCTCGTCTTGGATGAGCCGACTGCCGGTCTGGACCCTAAAGGCCAAAAAGAAATGCTGGAAATGTTCTACCAGCTCTACCAGGACAAGGGCTTGACAGTGGTTTTGGTCTCCCACCATATGAATGACGTGGCTAAGTATGCCAACCATGTCATCGTTATGGAGGGCGGTACTTGTATCCGCTCAGGTCGTCCTGAAGAGATTTTTCAGGATCCTGACTGGCTCCACCAGCACCAGTTGGACTTGCCGGATAGCCTGCACTTTGCCCGGACTTATGAAGCTCAAACGGGCAGGGCCTTAAGCGGGACAGCTCTGACAGTGGACCACTTAGCCGATGCTATCCTGACAGATTTAGGAAGGGGGCTAGACTCCAATGAAGGATAA
- a CDS encoding energy-coupling factor ABC transporter ATP-binding protein: protein MEDTIVRVEDLIFAYQEDQERPTIQGVSFEIKRGDWLAVIGHNGSGKSTLAKLIDGLLEAQSGHIYVDGQELSEETVWEIRQKIGFVFQNPDNQFVGATVEDDVAFALENAGIPRDEMVERVNRALDQVNMTQYKDREPSSLSGGQKQRVAIAGVLALQPEVIILDEATAMLDPEGRHEVVSLMQDIKESQEMTVLSITHDLNEAAMADQIFVVNRGQIVKKGRPEEIFKEGQALVEMGLDVPFAEQLKEALQARGLDMPEAYLTEEGLVDYLCKLNSTR, encoded by the coding sequence ATGGAAGATACGATCGTTCGTGTCGAGGACTTAATCTTTGCCTATCAAGAAGACCAAGAAAGGCCCACTATCCAGGGAGTATCCTTTGAAATTAAACGGGGCGATTGGCTAGCCGTTATTGGCCATAATGGGTCAGGGAAATCGACCTTGGCTAAGCTCATCGATGGGCTCCTGGAGGCCCAATCCGGCCATATTTATGTGGACGGTCAAGAACTTTCCGAAGAGACGGTGTGGGAGATCCGCCAAAAGATTGGCTTTGTCTTCCAGAATCCGGATAACCAGTTTGTCGGGGCGACAGTAGAAGACGATGTGGCCTTTGCTTTAGAGAATGCAGGCATTCCTAGAGACGAGATGGTTGAACGGGTCAATCGGGCCTTAGACCAGGTCAATATGACCCAGTACAAGGACCGGGAGCCTTCTAGCCTATCTGGTGGACAGAAGCAGCGGGTGGCTATTGCGGGCGTCCTCGCCTTACAACCAGAAGTGATTATCTTGGATGAAGCGACGGCCATGCTAGATCCAGAAGGCCGACATGAGGTCGTCTCTTTGATGCAGGACATTAAGGAGAGTCAGGAGATGACGGTCCTATCCATTACTCACGACCTCAATGAAGCTGCTATGGCAGATCAAATCTTTGTCGTGAACCGGGGGCAAATCGTCAAAAAGGGCCGCCCGGAAGAAATCTTTAAGGAAGGCCAGGCCCTGGTTGAGATGGGCTTGGATGTTCCCTTTGCCGAACAATTAAAGGAGGCCCTCCAAGCACGGGGGCTTGACATGCCAGAAGCTTATTTAACGGAAGAAGGGTTGGTGGACTATCTATGCAAATTGAATTCGACCAGGTAG
- a CDS encoding acyltransferase family protein translates to MSKRKYFRPFDSLRFLSMLAIIFYHYTKHLLPGGFLAVDIFFILSAFLISGRMEKGYQMTGEFPRFWSTFFRRLGRLFRPMLFVLVVGTCYLLVFRFDLLTNLPRMFFSSLVFVNNWSQILAGGSYFADFAHPSIFTHLWYLSMYAQFLFLWPALVRLVRPHLKSAKEASFLYFILAVLSAILMAVLFDPGKDPSRVYYGTDTRLFSFALGAAAGTMMQTDKFRQIIKKGATWLTSLLTLGIGGLIFFMMRYLTDSWSLTYYGGMFVFDLLVLAFLVLLTLPGNLITRVLRFRPLSWLGQMTYGMYLFYYPVFIIFRSAPKSSNFFVSSIAWQLALIILLGALTHIVVVHRKAYVPIFNRPKGVPLQLKSGFRAALSSQTPLASRIAFWAYLAMLVGTGVALALAPIEHETADQIRQAEEQKAALKKQNQAIAQGNVSDPASEEEIKAYIDQLPADQQGFLSSLPKEQVQMAHNLQATFIGDSLLLGASEVLSITYPNSYISAEVGRQVYAIAPVIEQLKANQALFNPVVINLGANGGFSSQQIVDMVEQIGKDRTIYLVNTHVNRPWCDEVNANLKTAADQLGDKVHYLDWNAYFNSQEAAPSWLGDDGVHFNDEGRKQWVAFVTRAIYESEHQELPEDKEKKSQD, encoded by the coding sequence TTGTCCAAACGTAAATATTTTAGACCCTTTGATAGCCTACGCTTTCTGTCGATGCTGGCTATTATTTTCTATCATTATACAAAACACCTCCTACCAGGGGGCTTTTTAGCTGTAGACATCTTCTTTATCCTCTCGGCCTTCTTAATTAGCGGGCGGATGGAGAAGGGCTATCAGATGACGGGAGAATTCCCGCGTTTTTGGTCGACTTTTTTCAGGCGGCTGGGACGACTCTTCCGGCCCATGCTCTTCGTCCTGGTGGTGGGGACTTGCTATCTCTTGGTCTTTCGTTTTGACCTCTTGACTAATCTGCCACGCATGTTCTTCTCCAGCTTGGTCTTTGTCAATAACTGGTCGCAGATCCTAGCGGGAGGGTCGTATTTTGCTGATTTCGCTCATCCTTCGATCTTCACCCATCTCTGGTACTTGAGCATGTATGCCCAGTTTCTCTTCTTGTGGCCGGCCCTGGTTCGTTTGGTCAGGCCCCATTTAAAGTCTGCCAAAGAGGCTTCCTTTTTGTACTTCATCCTAGCTGTTCTGAGTGCTATTCTGATGGCGGTACTTTTTGATCCGGGGAAGGACCCGAGTCGCGTCTATTACGGGACGGATACCCGACTCTTCAGTTTTGCCTTAGGGGCCGCAGCTGGAACAATGATGCAGACGGATAAATTCCGTCAGATCATCAAGAAGGGGGCCACTTGGTTGACTTCGCTCTTGACCTTGGGCATCGGGGGCCTCATTTTCTTCATGATGCGCTATTTAACGGATTCCTGGAGTCTGACCTACTATGGCGGGATGTTTGTCTTTGACCTCTTAGTGCTTGCCTTTCTGGTCCTCTTAACCCTGCCAGGCAACTTGATCACTAGGGTCTTGCGCTTCCGTCCCTTATCTTGGTTAGGTCAGATGACTTATGGGATGTATCTCTTCTACTATCCTGTCTTTATCATCTTCCGTTCAGCGCCTAAGTCGTCTAACTTCTTCGTCTCTTCGATTGCTTGGCAGCTGGCTCTCATTATTCTGCTTGGGGCCCTGACCCATATTGTGGTGGTCCACCGGAAGGCCTATGTTCCTATCTTCAACCGGCCTAAGGGAGTCCCCCTCCAGTTAAAATCAGGCTTCAGAGCGGCCTTGTCCTCTCAGACTCCTCTAGCTAGCCGGATCGCCTTCTGGGCCTATCTCGCGATGCTAGTGGGGACTGGAGTCGCGCTCGCCCTGGCACCGATTGAACATGAAACGGCCGACCAGATCCGCCAGGCCGAAGAGCAAAAGGCTGCGCTGAAGAAGCAAAACCAAGCTATCGCCCAGGGTAATGTATCGGATCCGGCCAGCGAAGAAGAAATAAAAGCCTATATCGACCAATTGCCAGCCGACCAACAGGGCTTCCTCTCCTCGCTTCCTAAAGAACAGGTGCAGATGGCCCATAACCTCCAGGCGACTTTTATCGGCGATTCCTTGCTCTTAGGAGCTTCTGAAGTCCTGTCGATTACTTATCCTAATTCCTATATCAGTGCGGAAGTGGGCCGGCAAGTCTATGCCATTGCGCCGGTGATTGAACAGCTTAAAGCCAACCAGGCCCTCTTTAATCCAGTGGTCATTAACTTGGGAGCTAATGGCGGCTTTTCCAGCCAGCAAATCGTGGATATGGTGGAACAGATCGGCAAGGACCGGACGATTTACTTGGTCAATACCCATGTTAACCGGCCTTGGTGCGACGAGGTGAATGCCAATCTCAAGACTGCCGCTGATCAATTAGGGGATAAGGTTCACTACCTGGATTGGAATGCCTACTTCAATAGTCAGGAGGCCGCACCGAGCTGGCTAGGCGACGATGGGGTCCACTTCAATGATGAAGGCCGTAAGCAGTGGGTGGCCTTTGTGACCCGGGCTATCTATGAATCGGAGCACCAAGAACTACCTGAAGATAAGGAAAAGAAGAGCCAAGATTGA